The following are from one region of the Melaminivora suipulveris genome:
- a CDS encoding YecA family protein, which translates to MIEASSSPASAFGHDELDELDALLDDMRTRDESVPHWEFCDGALTALVCTRREIGPHEWLPLLISDTDAALGQGEPLPLLPPFKDLAQQQRFLQLWERRRAQVQAQLASEPDSLDEDDAFQPEVIDMRGAIASLPEAERAEMEGEEVPSFGQIWAAGFLFVTEAWEDDWEPPRDKETAEWITDALEAIEALAEDDKGEPTLCMYDEDGPPSTSQERLDAFGEAIWSVYDLHRIWHSLGPRVDTLVRGGAKVGRNDACPCGSGKKYKKCHGG; encoded by the coding sequence ATGATCGAAGCCTCTTCCTCCCCCGCCTCCGCCTTTGGCCACGATGAGCTGGACGAACTCGACGCCCTGCTGGACGACATGCGCACGCGCGACGAAAGCGTGCCGCACTGGGAGTTCTGCGACGGCGCGCTGACGGCGCTGGTGTGCACGCGCCGCGAGATCGGACCGCACGAGTGGCTGCCCCTGCTGATCTCGGACACCGACGCCGCGCTCGGCCAGGGCGAGCCGCTGCCGTTGCTGCCGCCCTTCAAGGACCTGGCGCAGCAGCAGCGTTTTTTGCAGCTGTGGGAGCGGCGCCGCGCCCAGGTGCAGGCGCAGCTGGCGAGTGAGCCCGATTCGCTGGACGAGGACGACGCCTTCCAGCCCGAAGTCATCGACATGCGCGGGGCGATTGCCAGCCTGCCCGAGGCCGAGCGTGCCGAGATGGAGGGCGAAGAGGTGCCGTCCTTCGGCCAGATCTGGGCGGCAGGCTTTCTGTTCGTCACCGAGGCATGGGAGGACGACTGGGAGCCGCCGCGCGACAAGGAAACCGCCGAGTGGATCACGGACGCGCTGGAGGCCATCGAGGCCCTGGCCGAGGACGACAAGGGCGAACCCACGCTTTGCATGTACGACGAGGATGGCCCGCCCAGCACCAGCCAGGAGAGACTGGACGCGTTCGGTGAGGCCATCTGGTCGGTGTATGACCTGCACCGCATCTGGCACAGCCTGGGCCCGCGCGTGGACACGCTGGTGCGGGGCGGCGCCAAGGTCGGGCGCAACGATGCGTGTCCGTGCGGCAGCGGCAAGAAATACAAGAAGTGCCACGGGGGATAG
- a CDS encoding branched-chain amino acid ABC transporter permease, translated as MDLQIALLLAQDGLVNGAIYGLMALALVLVFSVTRVIFIPQGEFVAFGALSLALMQMGRVPPTLWLLAGLSLAVLLIEAWRASRGTAVNWFATLGWCVVLPGLAAAMVLLWRPQQLWAQSLITLLLIAPLGPLLYRLVYRPLAGATTLMLLIVSVALHLVMVGAGLLFFGAEGSRTPAFSDAQFQWGEMSVSGQFLVVLGTTALLVLVLFVFFERTMVGKALRAVAVNRVGARLMGIPTDMSGDVSFALAAVIGGVSGLLIGPITTIYYDTGFLIGLKGFVAAIVGGLASYPVALAGALLVGQLESFSSFWASAYKEVLVFTLIIPVLWWRSRNSRHVEDEE; from the coding sequence ATGGATTTACAGATCGCCCTGCTGCTCGCGCAGGACGGGCTGGTCAACGGGGCCATCTACGGCCTGATGGCGCTGGCATTGGTGCTGGTGTTCTCCGTGACCCGCGTGATCTTCATCCCGCAAGGCGAGTTCGTCGCCTTCGGCGCGCTGTCGCTGGCGCTCATGCAGATGGGCCGCGTGCCGCCCACGCTGTGGCTGCTGGCGGGCCTGTCATTGGCGGTGCTGCTCATCGAGGCCTGGCGCGCCAGCCGCGGCACGGCCGTGAACTGGTTCGCCACGCTCGGCTGGTGCGTCGTCCTGCCGGGGCTGGCGGCGGCCATGGTGCTGCTGTGGCGGCCGCAACAGCTGTGGGCGCAAAGCCTGATCACGCTGCTGCTGATCGCGCCGCTGGGGCCACTGCTTTACCGCCTGGTCTACCGCCCGCTGGCGGGCGCGACCACGCTGATGCTGCTGATCGTCTCGGTGGCGCTGCACCTGGTCATGGTCGGCGCGGGCCTGCTGTTCTTCGGCGCCGAGGGCTCGCGCACGCCGGCGTTCTCGGATGCGCAATTCCAGTGGGGCGAGATGAGCGTCTCCGGCCAGTTCCTGGTGGTGCTGGGCACCACGGCGCTTTTGGTGCTGGTGCTGTTCGTGTTCTTCGAGCGCACCATGGTCGGCAAGGCGCTGCGCGCCGTGGCCGTGAACCGTGTGGGCGCGCGCCTGATGGGCATACCCACCGACATGTCGGGCGACGTGAGCTTTGCCCTGGCGGCCGTCATCGGCGGCGTCTCGGGGCTGCTGATCGGGCCCATCACCACGATTTATTACGACACCGGCTTTCTGATCGGCCTGAAGGGTTTCGTCGCCGCCATCGTCGGCGGCCTGGCCAGCTACCCCGTGGCGCTGGCCGGCGCGCTGCTGGTCGGGCAGCTGGAATCGTTCTCGTCGTTCTGGGCCAGCGCGTACAAGGAAGTACTGGTCTTCACCCTGATCATCCCGGTGCTGTGGTGGCGCTCGCGCAATAGCCGCCACGTGGAGGACGAAGAATGA
- a CDS encoding ABC transporter ATP-binding protein, protein MSPQATPGSPLLQLTDFSVSYGPVEAVHQISLTVNQGEIVTVIGPNGAGKSTLLNASMGMLAASGQLHLAGQPMPHPRVEDMVAHGVALVPEKRELFGEMSIEDNLLLGGFSRWRRGQRDQRQRMQEVFAIFPRLQERRSQLASTLSGGERQMLAIGRALMARPRLLMLDEPSLGLAPRIVREVLQVVWNLRRLGVSVLLVEQNARAALQVADRAYVLEMGEVVLTGPARELLHDRRIIDTYLGLGSARADEQPA, encoded by the coding sequence ATGAGCCCGCAAGCAACCCCCGGCAGCCCCTTGCTGCAACTGACGGATTTTTCCGTCTCCTACGGTCCGGTGGAGGCCGTGCACCAGATCAGCCTGACGGTGAACCAGGGCGAGATCGTCACCGTCATCGGGCCGAACGGCGCCGGCAAGAGCACGCTGCTCAACGCCAGCATGGGCATGCTCGCCGCCAGCGGCCAGCTGCACTTGGCCGGCCAGCCCATGCCGCACCCGCGCGTCGAGGACATGGTGGCGCACGGCGTCGCCCTGGTGCCGGAAAAGCGCGAGCTGTTCGGCGAGATGTCCATCGAGGACAACCTGCTGCTGGGCGGCTTTTCGCGCTGGCGGCGCGGCCAGCGCGACCAGCGCCAGCGCATGCAGGAGGTGTTCGCCATCTTCCCGCGCCTGCAGGAGCGCCGCTCGCAGCTGGCGTCCACCCTGTCCGGCGGCGAGCGCCAGATGCTGGCCATCGGCCGCGCGCTGATGGCGCGCCCGCGCCTGTTGATGCTGGATGAGCCCTCGCTGGGCCTGGCGCCGCGCATCGTGCGCGAGGTGCTGCAGGTGGTGTGGAACCTGCGCCGGCTGGGCGTGTCGGTGCTGCTGGTCGAGCAAAACGCCCGCGCCGCCCTGCAGGTGGCCGACCGCGCCTATGTGCTGGAGATGGGCGAGGTGGTGCTCACCGGCCCGGCGCGCGAGCTGCTGCACGACCGGCGCATCATCGACACCTACTTGGGGCTGGGCTCAGCGCGGGCCGACGAGCAGCCGGCCTGA
- a CDS encoding ABC transporter permease subunit has protein sequence MSTPAQPLPAQAPAAATGARGWITRGQATCAFVLALIVAWPLLPDFTVVVASYIALYSLVALGLVLLTGVGGMTSFGQAAFVGVGAYATAWACTSPQAAAWFSAVPAPLLPWLGLLLGLAVTFLIAWGLGAVTLRLSGHYLPLATIAWGLSLYYLFGNMQFLGGQTGITGIPPLRLPGLDLTSPRALGVVVWTVLLVAIWLLHNLLDSREGRAVRSLKTGQVMAESMGIDTTRQRVKLFVLAALLAAVSGWLYAHMQRFVNPTPFNLNIGIEFLFMAVVGGSGHLWGAVLGATVITLLKEKLQDWLPLLLGGSGNFETIVFGLMMVLVLQRFAQGMWPTLSRITAPLFKPTTARRTTPAGRLDRRQLPAVGTRLMDARAVTKRFGGLVANDSVDLHVDAGEVHALIGPNGAGKSTFFNMISGVDDPTEGSIALLSQPMAGKPSREFARLGLSRTFQHVRILGQRSVLENVALGAHLRAHRGWLASMLRLDRAEEAALLAEARRQIERCGLGPFADVPAGSLALGQQRIVEIARALAGQPALLLLDEPAAGLRHLEKQALAQLLAQLRSEGLGILIVEHDMEFVMNLADRITVLEFGAVIAEGPPAEIQSNQRVLDAYLGGADDFDFASDEKGSAA, from the coding sequence ATGAGCACGCCCGCCCAACCCCTGCCCGCGCAGGCCCCGGCCGCCGCGACCGGCGCGCGCGGCTGGATCACGCGCGGCCAGGCCACGTGCGCCTTCGTGCTGGCCCTCATCGTGGCCTGGCCTTTGCTGCCTGACTTCACCGTGGTCGTGGCCAGCTACATCGCGCTGTATTCGCTGGTCGCCCTGGGCCTGGTGCTGCTGACCGGCGTCGGCGGCATGACCTCCTTCGGCCAGGCGGCGTTCGTGGGCGTGGGCGCCTACGCCACGGCCTGGGCCTGCACCTCGCCGCAGGCCGCCGCCTGGTTCTCCGCGGTGCCGGCGCCGCTGCTGCCCTGGCTGGGTTTGCTGCTGGGCCTGGCGGTGACTTTTCTCATCGCCTGGGGCCTGGGCGCGGTGACGCTGCGCCTGTCGGGGCACTACCTGCCACTGGCCACCATCGCCTGGGGTCTGAGCCTGTATTACCTGTTCGGCAACATGCAGTTTCTGGGTGGGCAGACGGGCATCACCGGCATCCCGCCGCTGCGCCTGCCGGGGCTGGATCTCACGTCGCCGCGCGCCCTGGGCGTGGTCGTCTGGACGGTGCTGCTGGTGGCCATCTGGCTCCTGCACAACCTGCTCGATTCGCGCGAGGGACGCGCCGTGCGCTCGCTCAAGACCGGCCAGGTCATGGCCGAGTCCATGGGCATCGACACCACGCGCCAGCGCGTCAAGCTGTTCGTGCTGGCCGCCCTGCTGGCGGCGGTCTCGGGCTGGTTGTACGCGCACATGCAGCGCTTCGTGAACCCGACGCCGTTCAACCTGAACATCGGCATCGAATTCCTGTTCATGGCCGTGGTCGGCGGCTCGGGCCATCTGTGGGGCGCGGTGTTGGGCGCCACCGTCATCACGCTGCTCAAGGAAAAGCTGCAGGACTGGCTGCCGCTGCTGCTGGGCGGCTCGGGCAACTTCGAGACCATCGTCTTCGGCCTGATGATGGTGCTGGTGCTGCAGCGTTTCGCCCAGGGCATGTGGCCGACGCTCTCGCGCATCACGGCCCCGCTGTTCAAGCCCACGACGGCGCGCCGCACGACGCCCGCCGGCCGGCTGGACCGGCGCCAGCTGCCCGCCGTGGGCACGCGGCTGATGGATGCGCGCGCCGTGACCAAGCGCTTTGGCGGCCTGGTGGCCAACGACAGCGTGGACCTGCACGTCGACGCCGGCGAGGTGCACGCGCTGATCGGCCCCAACGGCGCCGGCAAGAGCACCTTCTTCAACATGATCTCGGGCGTGGACGATCCGACCGAGGGCAGCATCGCGCTGCTCTCACAACCCATGGCCGGCAAGCCCTCGCGCGAGTTCGCCCGGCTGGGCCTGTCGCGCACCTTCCAGCACGTGCGCATCCTGGGCCAGCGCAGCGTGCTCGAGAACGTCGCCCTGGGCGCGCACCTGCGCGCGCACCGCGGCTGGCTGGCGTCCATGCTGCGCCTGGACCGCGCCGAAGAAGCCGCCCTGCTGGCCGAGGCGCGTCGCCAGATCGAGCGCTGCGGCTTAGGGCCGTTCGCCGACGTGCCGGCGGGATCGCTGGCATTGGGCCAGCAGCGCATCGTGGAGATTGCCCGGGCGCTTGCCGGCCAGCCGGCACTGCTGCTGCTGGACGAGCCCGCCGCCGGCCTGCGCCACCTGGAAAAGCAGGCCCTGGCGCAACTGCTGGCGCAGCTGCGCAGCGAGGGTTTGGGGATTTTGATCGTCGAGCACGACATGGAATTCGTCATGAATCTGGCCGACCGCATCACGGTGCTGGAGTTCGGCGCCGTGATCGCTGAAGGGCCACCGGCCGAGATCCAGAGCAACCAACGCGTGCTGGACGCCTATCTGGGTGGCGCCGACGACTTCGACTTCGCAAGCGACGAGAAAGGCTCCGCCGCATGA